A single region of the Gracilibacillus caseinilyticus genome encodes:
- the larB gene encoding nickel pincer cofactor biosynthesis protein LarB produces the protein MLEEILKQVAAGQLSPEEAQQQLATFENLGFAKVDHHRKKRQGFPEVIFGEGKEASHIIDISRAMLSKGDNIFITRMEKGKADTVIAALPEFQYDEVSRTMFLKNNEFEQTFNGYIAIVCAGTSDLPVAEEAAKTAEACGIEVRRFYDVGVAGIHRLFAHIDEIREATVSVVIAGMEGALPSVVGGLVAHPIIAVPTSVGYGANFHGLSALLTMLNSCASGISVVNIDNGFGGGYNAVLIHQIANRSI, from the coding sequence GTGTTAGAAGAGATTTTGAAGCAGGTTGCAGCAGGACAATTGTCACCAGAAGAAGCACAGCAACAGCTCGCAACTTTTGAAAACCTCGGATTTGCCAAGGTTGATCATCATCGCAAGAAACGACAAGGATTTCCGGAAGTAATATTTGGTGAAGGAAAAGAAGCCTCTCATATTATCGATATTTCCCGGGCAATGTTGTCGAAAGGTGATAATATTTTTATTACCAGAATGGAAAAAGGTAAAGCAGATACGGTTATTGCTGCTTTACCTGAATTTCAATACGACGAGGTCAGTAGGACAATGTTCTTGAAGAATAATGAATTTGAACAAACATTCAATGGTTATATTGCTATTGTTTGTGCCGGTACTTCTGATCTGCCTGTTGCTGAAGAGGCAGCCAAAACTGCTGAAGCTTGTGGTATCGAAGTCCGTCGTTTCTATGATGTAGGGGTTGCTGGGATCCATCGTTTATTTGCACATATTGATGAAATCAGGGAAGCTACGGTTTCTGTCGTGATCGCAGGTATGGAGGGAGCTTTGCCAAGTGTTGTTGGCGGCTTAGTGGCACACCCGATAATCGCAGTTCCGACTAGTGTTGGGTATGGTGCAAATTTTCATGGGTTGTCCGCTTTATTAACCATGCTGAATTCATGTGCGTCCGGTATTAGTGTAGTGAACATTGATAACGGGTTCGGAGGCGGTTATAATGCCGTCCTCATCCATCAGATCGCCAACCGCTCAATCTAA
- a CDS encoding gluconokinase has protein sequence MEEVVIGLDFGTTSVKAVAFDLTGKVKAEAEQLIQTYYPDTDFVEQKPEEIEERTKKVLTDIFASTHQQHVLAVGISCAMHSLICVDQDGSPLSDMSIWSDGRSSEIVEQLDPKTKQRIYSKTGTPIHPMSPLFKLVWMKEHSYEPYTRASYFMSWKEYLLFNWVGARIIDYSMASATGLMNVKSLDWEPEALQLAGIDRSQLSDIVAPTEHVNGLRPEIAEELGWPEGTPLVIGAADGQLANLGNGAIKAGEVAVTVGTSGAIRQLIRGQHVNDNGETFSYAFTEDSSIIGGPTNNGGIALQWLKEMMEFEGTHEEFLSGAEEVAIGADGLLFVPYVNGERAPVWNQKARGNFYGLSVTHRRPQLVRAVLEGIVFNIYQIGQSLEEIAGPPASISVNGGLSKSPLWVQILADVFGQEVQLADTHHGAAWGASWTALVAIGKAESFEEIKANIPIDQVVQPNMEKHQTYQEIFAKYQQLAKDIEKYF, from the coding sequence ATGGAGGAAGTAGTAATTGGACTTGATTTTGGAACGACTAGTGTCAAAGCGGTAGCCTTTGATCTGACGGGGAAAGTGAAAGCGGAAGCAGAACAGCTTATCCAAACCTATTACCCGGATACGGATTTTGTGGAACAGAAACCGGAAGAAATAGAAGAACGAACAAAAAAAGTACTTACTGATATTTTTGCATCCACTCATCAGCAGCACGTATTGGCTGTTGGTATTTCGTGTGCCATGCATTCATTAATTTGTGTCGATCAGGACGGCAGCCCATTGTCTGACATGTCGATATGGTCTGATGGCAGAAGCAGTGAAATTGTTGAACAGCTCGATCCGAAGACTAAACAGCGTATATACAGTAAGACTGGCACACCGATTCATCCGATGTCACCATTGTTCAAACTGGTTTGGATGAAAGAACACAGCTATGAGCCTTATACGAGAGCAAGTTATTTTATGTCGTGGAAAGAATATTTGTTGTTTAACTGGGTCGGAGCACGTATTATCGATTATTCAATGGCTTCAGCTACCGGATTGATGAATGTGAAATCACTAGATTGGGAACCAGAGGCATTGCAATTAGCAGGGATCGATCGCAGTCAATTGTCTGATATTGTTGCTCCGACAGAACACGTCAATGGATTGCGACCTGAAATTGCAGAAGAACTTGGCTGGCCGGAAGGTACTCCATTAGTTATTGGTGCAGCTGACGGACAATTAGCCAATTTAGGTAATGGTGCAATTAAAGCAGGAGAAGTAGCAGTGACTGTAGGAACAAGTGGAGCGATTCGCCAGCTTATCCGTGGTCAACACGTGAATGATAATGGAGAAACATTCAGCTATGCTTTTACGGAGGACAGCTCCATAATAGGTGGTCCAACCAATAATGGTGGGATTGCATTACAGTGGTTGAAGGAAATGATGGAATTTGAAGGTACCCATGAAGAATTTCTGTCAGGTGCTGAGGAGGTTGCAATTGGGGCAGATGGCTTGCTTTTTGTTCCATATGTCAATGGAGAACGGGCACCTGTTTGGAACCAGAAAGCGCGTGGTAATTTCTATGGTCTAAGTGTTACTCATCGCAGACCGCAATTAGTTCGCGCTGTTTTAGAAGGCATCGTATTTAATATTTATCAGATCGGCCAATCTTTAGAGGAAATAGCTGGCCCTCCGGCAAGTATTTCTGTTAACGGTGGTCTCTCTAAGTCACCACTATGGGTGCAGATATTGGCAGACGTATTCGGTCAGGAAGTGCAATTAGCTGATACTCACCATGGTGCAGCGTGGGGAGCAAGCTGGACAGCACTTGTTGCGATAGGTAAAGCAGAATCCTTTGAAGAAATTAAAGCAAATATTCCGATTGATCAGGTAGTTCAGCCTAATATGGAGAAACATCAAACCTATCAAGAGATCTTCGCGAAATATCAGCAATTAGCAAAAGATATCGAAAAATATTTCTAA
- the larE gene encoding ATP-dependent sacrificial sulfur transferase LarE, whose translation MHEQKHQKLVSILQEMKKVVVAFSGGVDSTYLLKVSVDTLGKDNVLAVTADSETYPTSELEEAKKLASFIGANHQVIETSELAIPGYTENDKNRCYFCKNSLFDHLVPIMKTKNYQNIVYGVIADDMSEYRPGMRAAKEQGVRGPLQEAGLYKEEIRDLSKEMELPTWDKPSFACLSSRIAYGETITKAKLTKVEKSEAFLKMIGIRQVRVRTHDEIARIEVEPQDMQKLLANHQRVTEKLHSYGYKFVTMDLVGYKSGSMNSALS comes from the coding sequence ATGCACGAGCAGAAACATCAGAAACTAGTTTCTATTCTCCAAGAAATGAAGAAAGTAGTGGTTGCTTTTTCTGGTGGGGTTGACAGTACCTATTTGTTGAAGGTATCGGTTGATACGTTAGGGAAAGATAACGTTCTTGCTGTGACAGCAGATTCCGAAACATACCCAACTAGTGAATTAGAAGAAGCGAAGAAACTAGCAAGCTTTATTGGGGCGAACCATCAGGTAATCGAAACGAGTGAGCTTGCGATACCAGGCTATACCGAAAATGATAAAAATCGTTGTTACTTTTGCAAAAACAGCCTGTTTGATCATCTCGTGCCGATTATGAAAACAAAAAACTATCAAAATATCGTCTATGGCGTAATCGCAGATGATATGAGTGAGTACCGTCCTGGGATGCGTGCAGCGAAAGAGCAGGGTGTAAGAGGTCCGCTGCAGGAAGCGGGTCTGTATAAAGAGGAAATCCGTGATCTGTCAAAAGAGATGGAGCTTCCTACATGGGATAAACCATCTTTCGCATGCTTGTCATCCCGAATTGCCTATGGCGAAACGATCACGAAAGCAAAATTAACAAAAGTAGAGAAGTCAGAAGCCTTCTTGAAAATGATCGGTATTCGACAGGTTCGTGTTCGCACACATGATGAGATTGCTAGAATTGAGGTAGAACCGCAGGATATGCAGAAACTATTAGCCAACCATCAACGCGTGACAGAAAAACTTCACAGTTACGGCTATAAATTTGTTACAATGGATTTAGTAGGTTATAAGAGCGGTAGTATGAACAGCGCTTTATCATAA